Below is a genomic region from Longimicrobium terrae.
ATTGTGGTATTCTCGGGCTAAAGGACCGCCCAAGTGTACACCGAGCGCACCGAATGTATCCCGAAACTCACACCAAGCGTTTCAGTCGCCCCAGCATGGAGCCGGGTCCTCTCCGACCCTCTCCCGCACCACTCCTCTAGTACTCGCAGCTACACCATCCAGTTGCGAATCACTTGCATCTGCGGATCGATTGCGCTATCATCGTCGCGCCCGGAACCCTCAGGCGTTTCCGGCGCTCGATTTCAGTGCACCCGTTCGCAGAGATTCGATCGATGAGTTCCGTTTCCGCGCCCGCCCGCACCACCGCCGGCGCTTCCTGGGCGGCGGCGCTGCCGCTTCTGTGCGCGGTGCACTGCCTGGCGGCGCCGCTGCTGGCCGTGATCGCTCCGGCGCTGTCGCTGCCCGAGTTCGCGGAGCACGCGGTGCAGGCCGGTTCCGTCATCCTTGCCGCGGCGATGGCGTATTCCGGCATCCGCGCGCATGGCGACCGCCGCGTGCTGCTGCCCATGGCACTCGGCGCGGCCATGTGGATCGCCGCAGACCCGCTCGCCTGGAGCGGCGCGTCGCTCGTCGCCGGCCACGTGGCGGGCGGCCTGCTGCTCGCGGCGGGAATGATGTGGAACGGCCATCTGCGGCACCAGACGGCGTGCGGCGCCTGCGCATGC
It encodes:
- a CDS encoding MerC domain-containing protein; this encodes MSSVSAPARTTAGASWAAALPLLCAVHCLAAPLLAVIAPALSLPEFAEHAVQAGSVILAAAMAYSGIRAHGDRRVLLPMALGAAMWIAADPLAWSGASLVAGHVAGGLLLAAGMMWNGHLRHQTACGACACPAHSHD